A single region of the Lactobacillus isalae genome encodes:
- the recD2 gene encoding SF1B family DNA helicase RecD2, translating into MAETSFTGRINGIVFENNQDLFKIVDVDLISKLPDYDRENIRVTGNFGDIQIGSTYKFVGQIVVHEKFGKQFRISSYEPVLPHEEGSLAKYLSSDKFPGIGKKAAEKIIDSLGTNALDLIKSNPTEIENLDLTQKQKDSLLSGINQMDSFSEIVIKLAKYGINKKIAGNIYKAYHGDSLKKLEADPYQAVGEIRGFGFKTADNIGQALGIELNDPRRVRGAILSILQTALSTLGDTYVALEDLLTQAYELIQASSYDDLANSVNELQRQGKVVVSGDKAALQGIFQTELDIANELKRLVKNQVEKEEFSDKKIEQAINHAEEELEIKYDETQKTAIKNALNNPISILTGGPGTGKTTIINGILMCLKELAEIPSGALYSEDPPFLLAAPTGRAAKRMSEITDISAKTIHRLLGLGIGENDATDVNELNGEILIIDEMSMVDMFLFKQLLSGINSTKRIVFVGDQDQLPSVGAGNIFSDLIRSEAFPTTRLQVIHRQGEDSSIIKLAHAINEEDAEQIIFNKTKNYSFIPCQPSLVGDAIDQIVNLAIKRGFKKDDVQVLGAMYNGQGGITHLNDILQDVMNPMSSKTKVIEAHNESFRIGDRILQLQNNPEKDIYNGQIGKIIGLNPDDKAKILIADFDGREIEFNVKDLNDITRAYAITIHKSQGSEFPLVILNLTMQNYMMLRRNLLYTAITRAEKNLVMVGEKKAYIMALRTPGNDRKTDLASKIRHELGLKEVVKHDSKVNTEPEQVQTEVKEKTNEPKNYILTPDLIYSGKIDPMIGMEDIELKARD; encoded by the coding sequence ATGGCAGAAACTAGTTTTACTGGACGAATTAATGGAATTGTTTTTGAAAATAATCAGGATCTTTTCAAAATTGTTGATGTAGACCTGATTAGTAAATTACCGGATTATGATCGTGAAAATATCCGTGTAACTGGAAATTTTGGTGATATTCAGATTGGATCGACATATAAGTTTGTCGGTCAAATTGTGGTGCATGAAAAATTCGGTAAACAATTTCGTATTAGTTCATATGAACCAGTTTTACCACATGAAGAGGGAAGTCTGGCAAAGTATCTAAGTTCTGATAAATTTCCTGGAATTGGTAAAAAGGCTGCTGAGAAAATTATTGATAGTCTGGGCACGAATGCCTTAGACTTAATTAAGTCTAATCCGACTGAAATTGAGAATCTTGATTTAACGCAAAAACAAAAAGACAGTTTATTGTCTGGCATTAATCAAATGGATTCTTTTTCAGAAATTGTTATTAAGCTAGCCAAATATGGAATTAACAAAAAAATTGCAGGTAATATTTATAAAGCCTATCATGGAGATTCCCTAAAAAAACTTGAAGCAGATCCTTATCAAGCGGTTGGTGAAATTAGAGGTTTCGGTTTTAAGACAGCAGATAATATTGGTCAAGCACTTGGAATTGAATTAAATGATCCAAGAAGAGTTAGGGGCGCAATTTTAAGTATTTTGCAGACTGCTTTAAGTACATTAGGAGATACTTATGTAGCACTCGAGGACTTATTAACTCAAGCATATGAATTGATTCAGGCAAGTTCTTATGATGATTTAGCAAATAGCGTGAATGAACTTCAGCGACAAGGCAAAGTAGTTGTCTCAGGCGATAAGGCAGCCTTACAAGGAATTTTTCAAACTGAACTTGATATTGCCAATGAATTAAAGCGTCTAGTCAAAAATCAGGTGGAAAAAGAAGAGTTCAGCGATAAAAAAATTGAGCAGGCAATTAATCACGCTGAAGAAGAGCTTGAGATTAAGTATGACGAAACTCAAAAGACTGCGATTAAAAATGCTTTAAATAATCCAATTTCAATTCTTACTGGTGGACCGGGTACTGGTAAAACAACAATTATCAATGGAATTTTGATGTGCTTAAAGGAACTTGCTGAGATTCCAAGTGGAGCTTTATATAGTGAAGATCCACCATTTTTATTAGCGGCACCAACTGGTCGAGCAGCTAAGAGAATGAGTGAAATTACTGATATTTCTGCTAAAACTATTCACCGTTTGTTAGGACTAGGTATTGGAGAAAACGATGCAACCGATGTTAATGAATTAAATGGTGAAATTTTAATCATTGACGAGATGTCAATGGTTGATATGTTTTTGTTTAAGCAGTTGCTATCGGGTATTAATTCAACAAAAAGAATTGTTTTTGTTGGGGACCAAGACCAGCTACCTTCGGTTGGAGCAGGAAATATTTTTAGTGACCTGATTAGATCAGAAGCTTTTCCAACTACTAGATTGCAGGTAATTCATAGACAGGGAGAAGACTCGTCAATTATCAAGCTAGCTCATGCAATTAATGAGGAAGATGCTGAACAGATAATTTTTAATAAAACTAAAAACTATTCTTTTATTCCGTGTCAACCAAGTTTAGTTGGAGATGCAATTGATCAGATTGTTAATTTGGCTATTAAGCGTGGGTTTAAAAAGGACGATGTTCAAGTCCTGGGAGCTATGTATAATGGTCAAGGCGGAATTACCCACTTGAATGATATCTTGCAAGACGTGATGAATCCGATGTCTTCTAAAACCAAGGTAATTGAAGCGCATAATGAAAGTTTTAGAATTGGTGATCGGATATTACAATTGCAAAATAATCCCGAAAAGGATATTTATAACGGCCAGATTGGCAAAATTATTGGACTTAATCCTGACGATAAGGCGAAGATATTGATTGCTGATTTTGATGGTCGAGAAATAGAATTTAACGTTAAAGATTTAAATGACATTACTCGTGCTTATGCCATTACGATTCATAAATCACAGGGATCAGAATTTCCTTTAGTTATTTTGAATCTTACTATGCAGAATTATATGATGTTGAGACGTAATTTACTCTACACGGCGATTACTCGTGCTGAGAAAAATCTGGTTATGGTAGGAGAAAAGAAGGCCTACATTATGGCCTTACGTACCCCAGGCAATGACCGTAAAACAGATTTAGCTTCTAAAATCAGGCATGAACTAGGACTAAAAGAAGTTGTTAAGCATGATTCTAAGGTAAATACTGAACCAGAGCAGGTTCAAACTGAAGTTAAGGAAAAAACTAATGAACCTAAAAATTATATCTTAACTCCGGATTTAATATATTCTGGTAAAATTGATCCAATGATTGGAATGGAAGATATAGAATTAAAAGCAAGGGACTAG
- a CDS encoding tetratricopeptide repeat protein — translation MDKKIANLYDAGKVDDAIHLLIEKINDSPKNIENYLQLSTYLIEQNAADQALELLEKARGLVDQPEALTYNIAVCYYMQGEFAKSLALLNSIPDDEETMYQKALIFMKLGQYQKALAYALTLKNQDERTLELLGDIWLSLGDLKSANQTYSQIIKDQRNAKVNFLLGLTLFDTNPDKAESYFKLSKEQDPKYFAQAQKQYNAVAKLIRGKNGRN, via the coding sequence ATGGATAAAAAAATAGCCAACTTATATGATGCTGGCAAGGTTGATGATGCCATACACTTATTAATCGAAAAAATAAATGATAGTCCTAAAAATATTGAAAATTATCTACAACTATCAACTTATTTAATTGAACAAAATGCTGCTGATCAGGCTTTAGAATTATTAGAAAAAGCTCGTGGTCTTGTTGATCAACCCGAGGCTTTAACTTATAACATTGCTGTTTGCTATTATATGCAGGGAGAATTTGCTAAATCGCTAGCTTTGCTTAATTCGATTCCTGATGATGAAGAGACCATGTATCAAAAAGCTTTGATTTTTATGAAGTTAGGTCAATATCAAAAGGCTCTGGCTTATGCCTTAACTTTAAAAAATCAAGATGAGAGAACGTTAGAGCTGCTTGGTGATATTTGGCTTAGCTTAGGTGATCTAAAATCTGCTAATCAAACTTATAGTCAAATTATAAAAGACCAAAGGAACGCAAAAGTTAACTTTTTGCTAGGCTTAACTTTATTTGATACTAATCCTGATAAGGCAGAGAGTTACTTTAAATTATCAAAAGAGCAGGATCCTAAATATTTTGCACAAGCACAGAAGCAATACAATGCTGTAGCAAAATTGATTAGAGGTAAAAATGGCAGAAACTAG
- a CDS encoding histidine phosphatase family protein, with protein sequence MQLYFVRHGKTKWNLEGRYQGGSGNSPLLPESYEDIKKLAEYLKGTKFRAFYSSPLQRALTTAVMLRNDMGITVPVVVDDRLKEFNLGDLEGMKFVDAESQYPDQIKAFRYFPDRYDPSTFHGENFDHMIERGKKLIADIVKRYPNKDDKVLLVSHGAALCALIRTLEGYDIADIRKRGGLTNTSLTILDTENHGKTFNEVAWNETSYLDRKITSRDTI encoded by the coding sequence ATGCAATTATATTTTGTAAGACATGGAAAAACAAAATGGAACTTAGAAGGGCGCTATCAAGGTGGTAGTGGTAATTCACCTCTTTTGCCTGAAAGTTATGAAGATATTAAGAAATTAGCTGAATATCTAAAAGGAACAAAGTTTAGAGCCTTTTATTCTAGTCCCTTACAACGTGCATTAACAACTGCTGTGATGCTTAGAAATGATATGGGAATTACTGTACCAGTCGTTGTTGACGACCGTTTAAAGGAGTTTAATTTAGGAGATCTGGAAGGAATGAAGTTTGTTGATGCTGAAAGTCAATATCCAGATCAAATAAAAGCATTTCGTTATTTTCCTGATCGTTATGACCCATCAACTTTCCATGGTGAAAATTTTGACCATATGATAGAACGTGGAAAGAAATTGATTGCTGATATTGTAAAAAGATATCCTAACAAGGATGATAAAGTATTATTAGTAAGTCATGGAGCTGCTCTGTGTGCCTTAATTAGAACTTTAGAGGGTTATGATATTGCCGATATTAGAAAGCGTGGCGGTTTAACTAATACCAGCCTTACCATTCTGGATACTGAAAATCACGGGAAGACTTTCAATGAAGTAGCATGGAATGAAACTAGCTACTTAGATCGAAAGATTACTAGTAGGGATACAATTTAA
- the mnmA gene encoding tRNA 2-thiouridine(34) synthase MnmA — protein MVDNSKIRVVVGMSGGVDSSVSALLLKQQGFDVVGVFMKNWDDTDDSGVCTATEDYEDVKKVADEIGIPYYSINFEKDYWERVFEYFLNEYKKGRTPNPDVMCNKEIKFKSFLDFAMDLDADYIAMGHYAATKVDENGVVHMMRPKDGNKDQTYFLSQLSQDQLKKVIFPLANLTKPQVREIAIAAGLATAKKKDSTGICFIGERNFRKFLSEFLPAQSGKMITPDGKVVGEHAGLMYYTIGQRSGLGLGSTKESTDPWFVVGKDLKKNELIVEQGYDSKLLYATSLDASGVSFFTGQPDHDVDLKCTAKFRYRQPDVGVTMHYHAKDNTVHVEFDEPARAVTPGQAIVFYNGEECLGGATIDRAYQNEKQLQLV, from the coding sequence ATGGTAGATAACAGCAAAATTAGAGTCGTTGTTGGTATGAGTGGTGGAGTTGATTCTTCAGTTTCTGCACTTTTACTCAAACAACAAGGCTTTGATGTTGTCGGCGTCTTCATGAAGAATTGGGATGATACTGATGATTCCGGAGTTTGTACGGCAACTGAAGATTACGAAGATGTAAAAAAAGTTGCAGATGAAATCGGCATTCCTTACTATTCTATTAACTTTGAAAAGGATTACTGGGAGAGAGTATTTGAGTATTTCTTAAATGAATACAAAAAAGGCAGAACTCCAAATCCAGATGTAATGTGCAATAAAGAAATAAAATTTAAGTCATTTTTAGACTTTGCAATGGATCTGGATGCAGATTATATTGCAATGGGTCACTATGCCGCAACGAAAGTTGATGAAAATGGCGTTGTGCATATGATGCGTCCAAAGGATGGTAATAAGGACCAGACTTATTTCTTAAGTCAACTTTCACAAGATCAATTGAAAAAGGTAATCTTTCCACTTGCTAATTTAACTAAGCCACAAGTGCGTGAAATTGCCATTGCTGCCGGTCTTGCAACTGCTAAGAAGAAAGATTCAACTGGAATTTGTTTCATTGGTGAACGTAACTTTAGAAAGTTCTTGAGTGAGTTTTTACCAGCTCAATCAGGAAAGATGATTACTCCTGATGGTAAAGTAGTAGGTGAGCATGCTGGTTTGATGTACTATACTATTGGTCAAAGATCTGGTCTTGGTTTGGGTTCAACCAAAGAATCAACAGATCCTTGGTTTGTAGTAGGTAAGGACTTAAAGAAGAACGAATTAATTGTTGAGCAAGGATACGATAGCAAGCTTTTATATGCTACTAGCTTAGATGCAAGTGGTGTTTCATTCTTCACTGGTCAGCCAGATCATGATGTTGATTTGAAGTGTACTGCTAAGTTTAGATACCGTCAACCAGATGTTGGTGTTACTATGCATTATCATGCAAAGGATAACACAGTTCATGTTGAATTCGACGAGCCAGCACGTGCCGTTACTCCAGGACAGGCAATCGTTTTCTATAATGGTGAAGAATGCCTAGGTGGAGCTACGATTGATCGTGCATATCAAAATGAAAAGCAATTACAATTAGTATAG
- a CDS encoding DUF1831 domain-containing protein has product MANTVIINGDNRKFTINPEIKRYALIDAGFTKTKRGNFMYKHPLYNESPYNATCQLKLTINEDLDHLTMVVTDTNGLQKVNIFKNKQLAPMVELLDFILKDLEDRQIIAPC; this is encoded by the coding sequence ATGGCAAATACAGTAATTATTAATGGCGATAACCGTAAATTTACGATTAATCCAGAAATTAAGCGTTATGCTTTAATTGATGCAGGTTTTACAAAGACAAAGCGTGGAAATTTCATGTACAAGCATCCCTTGTATAATGAGTCTCCTTACAATGCTACCTGTCAATTGAAGTTGACAATTAATGAAGATTTAGATCATTTAACAATGGTAGTCACTGATACTAATGGCTTGCAAAAGGTTAATATTTTTAAGAATAAACAATTGGCACCCATGGTTGAACTGCTTGACTTCATTTTAAAGGATCTTGAAGATCGTCAGATTATTGCACCTTGCTAA
- a CDS encoding cysteine desulfurase family protein: MTRKNIYLDNAATTPMDPKVIEKISSEMTNDFGNASSQHAFGRQARQVVETARHQLAETINAQDKEIIFTSGGSESNNNAIFGTARARKDIGKKIITTKIEHPSVLNPMKRLAKEGYEIVYLDVDETGHINLDDLKKELTPDTILVSIMAVNNEVGSIMPLKEIGELVKDSNAYFHVDDVQGFGNIEIDVKEMNIDLLSTSAHKVNGPKFLGFLYEKDGLKVSDLLLGGEQELKRRPGTENVPGIAGFGVAAQELNEMDKKQLQEKYKNFQKIILTALDQNNIDYEINGSLEGAVSHHVLNLWLKGVGTYSALTNLDLNGYAVSGGSACTAGSLTPSHVLEAMYGEDSPRIAESIRISFGRFNTEDEVKSFAENLVKMCQRLSK; the protein is encoded by the coding sequence ATGACTAGAAAAAATATATACTTGGATAATGCGGCAACTACGCCAATGGATCCAAAAGTTATTGAAAAAATTAGTAGTGAGATGACCAATGATTTTGGGAATGCTTCTAGTCAACATGCATTTGGACGTCAAGCACGTCAGGTAGTTGAAACAGCTCGCCACCAATTAGCAGAAACGATTAATGCTCAAGATAAGGAGATTATTTTTACTAGTGGTGGATCTGAAAGCAACAATAATGCTATTTTCGGAACAGCGCGTGCTAGAAAAGATATTGGAAAGAAAATTATTACGACCAAGATTGAACATCCTTCTGTTTTGAATCCAATGAAACGCTTAGCCAAAGAAGGATATGAAATTGTATATCTTGATGTAGATGAGACTGGTCACATTAACTTGGATGACTTAAAGAAAGAATTAACACCAGATACAATCTTAGTTTCAATAATGGCAGTTAATAATGAAGTTGGCTCAATTATGCCTCTAAAGGAAATAGGAGAATTAGTAAAAGATTCCAATGCCTATTTCCATGTTGATGATGTGCAAGGTTTTGGGAATATTGAAATTGATGTTAAAGAAATGAACATCGATTTATTATCAACTTCTGCTCATAAAGTTAATGGTCCAAAATTTTTAGGTTTTCTTTATGAAAAAGATGGCTTAAAAGTAAGCGACTTGCTTTTAGGAGGAGAACAAGAGTTAAAACGTCGACCAGGTACTGAAAATGTTCCAGGAATTGCAGGCTTTGGCGTAGCTGCTCAAGAATTAAACGAGATGGATAAGAAGCAGCTTCAAGAAAAATACAAAAACTTCCAGAAGATAATTTTAACTGCACTTGATCAAAATAATATTGATTATGAGATTAATGGCTCACTTGAAGGAGCAGTCTCTCACCATGTTTTAAACTTATGGCTCAAGGGTGTAGGGACATATTCTGCCTTAACTAATTTAGACTTAAATGGATATGCGGTTTCTGGTGGTTCTGCATGTACTGCCGGTTCTCTTACACCTTCTCACGTCTTAGAAGCAATGTACGGCGAAGATTCTCCTCGAATTGCAGAATCTATTCGAATCAGTTTTGGTCGTTTTAACACAGAAGATGAAGTTAAGAGCTTTGCTGAAAATCTAGTTAAGATGTGTCAGCGATTAAGTAAGTAA
- a CDS encoding 5'-methylthioadenosine/adenosylhomocysteine nucleosidase translates to MKIAIIVPMEEEAKFYKKHFKSETKETFGTTEFDHFSVNGNDIYLGLSGIGKVNAAMNLSSLLTKEKIDVIFMTGSAGSLQEDVKRKDLILPNKFMYYDAHNTSAGNYVEGQIPQEPAGYTLDNVFRTKFASYLKDQNIPFKEGLIVTGDSFVASENQKDEIKKNFSDALGVEMEGAAFAQVARHFNTPLVAIRAISDNGDANADNDFDKFVKEVGAKAASVISSYLEETVLD, encoded by the coding sequence ATGAAAATTGCAATTATTGTCCCAATGGAAGAAGAAGCTAAGTTCTATAAAAAGCACTTCAAATCTGAAACTAAAGAAACCTTTGGTACAACTGAATTTGATCATTTTTCAGTAAATGGAAATGACATTTACTTGGGGCTGAGTGGAATTGGTAAAGTTAACGCGGCTATGAACTTGTCTAGTTTATTAACTAAAGAAAAGATTGATGTAATTTTTATGACTGGTTCTGCTGGTTCATTACAAGAAGATGTTAAAAGGAAAGATCTAATTTTACCTAATAAATTTATGTATTATGACGCTCATAATACTAGTGCTGGTAATTATGTTGAAGGTCAAATTCCACAGGAACCTGCAGGATACACATTAGATAATGTATTTCGTACCAAATTTGCATCATATTTAAAAGATCAAAATATACCTTTTAAAGAAGGGTTAATTGTAACTGGTGATAGCTTTGTAGCTTCTGAAAACCAAAAGGATGAGATTAAAAAGAATTTCTCTGATGCGCTTGGAGTAGAAATGGAAGGTGCGGCATTTGCGCAAGTTGCAAGACACTTTAATACTCCGCTAGTCGCAATTCGTGCTATTTCAGACAATGGTGACGCTAATGCTGACAACGACTTTGACAAGTTTGTTAAAGAAGTTGGAGCTAAGGCTGCCAGTGTAATTTCATCTTATCTTGAAGAGACAGTTTTAGATTAA
- a CDS encoding NUDIX hydrolase, with amino-acid sequence MNLRETEISNKPIFEGRLIDLNVETISLPNGKTATREIVKHPDASAAIAINDDKKMLLVKQWREPIKQLTLEIPAGLIDETDASPLDAMKRELNEEGGYKAEYWEKVSEFYTSVGFCDEKIHLFYCDTLSKIENKRPLDEDEFLTQEWYSLPELKQLIASGKIMDAKTVMAITFWENMILTGNQSND; translated from the coding sequence GTGAATCTGAGAGAAACTGAAATCTCGAATAAGCCCATTTTTGAAGGTAGGCTTATCGACTTAAATGTCGAGACTATTAGTCTACCTAATGGAAAAACAGCTACTCGTGAGATAGTTAAACACCCGGATGCTAGTGCAGCAATTGCTATCAATGATGACAAAAAGATGTTGCTTGTAAAGCAGTGGCGTGAGCCTATCAAACAATTAACTTTGGAGATTCCGGCAGGTTTAATTGATGAGACAGATGCATCCCCTCTTGATGCGATGAAAAGAGAGCTGAATGAAGAGGGCGGCTATAAGGCAGAATATTGGGAAAAAGTAAGTGAGTTTTACACGTCTGTAGGTTTTTGCGATGAAAAAATTCATTTATTCTATTGCGATACTTTGTCGAAGATTGAAAATAAGCGTCCTCTTGATGAAGATGAATTTTTAACCCAAGAATGGTACAGTCTCCCTGAATTGAAGCAGTTAATTGCTTCTGGAAAAATTATGGATGCCAAGACTGTAATGGCGATTACATTTTGGGAAAATATGATTTTAACAGGAAACCAAAGCAATGACTGA
- a CDS encoding cold-shock protein, translated as MRKGTVKQFDSNSAYGFIEDDLTHSSYFVFYKSIKEEGYKKLDVGQRVRYQLAQGKKGLQCINVYVDHD; from the coding sequence ATGCGTAAAGGTACTGTTAAACAATTCGATTCAAATTCTGCGTATGGATTTATTGAGGATGATCTAACTCATTCATCCTACTTTGTTTTTTATAAGTCAATCAAAGAAGAAGGCTATAAAAAACTTGATGTAGGTCAAAGAGTTCGTTATCAATTAGCGCAAGGAAAAAAAGGTCTACAATGTATCAATGTTTATGTTGATCATGACTAA
- the ileS gene encoding isoleucine--tRNA ligase: MRVKDTLNLGKTKFKMRGNLPVREAQWQKEWEENKLYEQRLKLNEGKPRFDLHDGPPFANGNIHMGHSLNKISKDIIVRFKNMNGYYAPYVPGWDTHGLPVEQQLAKKGVDRKTMDRAKYRELCRQFAEEQVQKQMADFKRLGVMADWDHPYITLQPKFEAEEIRVFGEMFKKGYIYKGKKPVYWSWSSESTLAEAEVEYHDIKSPRIYVAFPIEDGKGILDSDTSLVIWTTTPWTIPSNVGITVNPKFDYSVVEVNGKKYVIGADRLSAVAEDLGWEDYKVLKTLKGTDFDRMTYKHPLYGKTGLGEYGLVMNDTYVTDDDGTGLVHNATGFGEDDYNVGRRYGLPVFGPMDAQGRFTKEVPDPDLVGMFYDDANKIVADKLEKAGALLKLSFFTHSYPHDWRTKKPVIYRATTQWFASIDKFRDQILAEIEKADFIPSWGKTRLYNMIKDRGDWVISRQRAWGVPLPIFYAEDDTPIVTPETIEHVAKIFEKEGSNAWYTHTAEELLPEGFKSEHSPNGKFRKETDILDVWFDSGSSWAGVMQERDGLGFPADLYLEGSDQYRGWFNSSLITSVAVTGKAPYKQVLSQGFVLDDKGHKMSKSLGNVISPNDVIKQMGAEIIRLWVAGADTTSDVAVSQDILRQSAESYRKIRNTMRFMLANTSDFDPKQNSIAYPDMSGVDQYMEIKLNHLIEEAIEAYNKFDFNSVYKKVFSFISNDLSAFYLDFAKDILYIDPENSETRRSMQTVIYDVLVKLTKLMTPILPHTMEEVWGYLKEPEDYVQLANMPEVEHFANEDEVLADWNDFMKVRSDVLKALEEARSAKVIGKSFEAHVTLYPTEETKALLDKLNANIRQILIVSDLTISDEQAPENVEKLPTASIVVEHAAGEVCPRCRRTTTDVGSDTRFPELCARCAAIVAENFPEAEKEGLEK, encoded by the coding sequence ATGAGAGTCAAAGATACATTAAATTTAGGCAAGACTAAATTTAAAATGCGCGGTAATCTTCCAGTACGTGAAGCTCAATGGCAAAAAGAGTGGGAAGAAAATAAATTATATGAACAAAGATTAAAGCTTAACGAAGGTAAACCTCGTTTTGACCTTCACGATGGCCCTCCATTCGCTAATGGTAATATTCATATGGGACACTCTCTAAACAAGATTTCCAAGGATATTATCGTTCGCTTTAAGAATATGAATGGTTACTATGCTCCTTATGTTCCTGGTTGGGATACTCATGGACTTCCAGTTGAGCAACAATTAGCTAAAAAGGGCGTTGATCGTAAAACTATGGATCGTGCAAAGTATAGAGAGCTTTGCCGTCAATTTGCCGAAGAACAAGTTCAAAAGCAAATGGCAGATTTTAAACGCCTTGGCGTAATGGCAGATTGGGATCACCCATACATCACATTGCAACCTAAATTTGAAGCTGAAGAAATTAGAGTCTTTGGTGAAATGTTCAAAAAAGGTTACATCTACAAGGGTAAAAAACCTGTTTACTGGTCATGGTCAAGTGAATCAACTTTGGCTGAAGCAGAAGTTGAGTACCATGATATCAAGTCACCAAGAATTTATGTTGCTTTTCCAATTGAAGATGGAAAGGGAATTTTAGATTCTGATACTTCTTTAGTAATTTGGACTACTACTCCTTGGACTATTCCAAGTAATGTCGGAATTACGGTAAATCCAAAATTCGATTACTCAGTTGTTGAAGTTAACGGTAAAAAGTACGTAATTGGTGCTGACCGACTTTCAGCAGTTGCTGAAGATTTAGGTTGGGAAGACTATAAGGTTCTTAAGACCTTAAAGGGTACTGATTTTGATCGTATGACTTACAAGCATCCTCTTTATGGTAAAACTGGCTTAGGCGAATATGGTCTAGTTATGAATGATACTTACGTTACTGATGATGACGGTACTGGTTTAGTTCACAACGCTACTGGTTTTGGTGAAGATGACTACAATGTTGGGCGTCGTTATGGTTTACCAGTATTTGGCCCAATGGATGCGCAAGGTAGATTCACTAAGGAAGTTCCAGATCCAGACCTAGTTGGTATGTTCTACGACGATGCTAACAAAATTGTTGCCGATAAGCTTGAAAAGGCTGGAGCACTCTTAAAACTTAGTTTCTTTACTCACTCATATCCACATGACTGGCGTACTAAGAAACCTGTTATCTACCGTGCAACTACTCAATGGTTTGCTTCAATTGATAAATTTAGAGATCAAATTTTAGCAGAAATTGAAAAAGCTGACTTTATTCCTTCTTGGGGTAAAACTCGTCTTTACAACATGATCAAAGATCGTGGTGATTGGGTAATTTCTCGTCAACGTGCATGGGGGGTTCCACTTCCAATTTTCTATGCAGAAGATGATACTCCAATTGTTACTCCAGAAACAATTGAACACGTTGCTAAGATCTTTGAAAAGGAAGGTTCTAACGCTTGGTACACTCACACTGCAGAAGAATTACTTCCTGAAGGATTTAAGTCAGAACACTCACCAAACGGTAAGTTTAGAAAAGAAACTGATATCTTAGATGTTTGGTTTGACTCAGGCTCATCCTGGGCTGGTGTAATGCAAGAAAGAGACGGTTTGGGCTTCCCAGCAGACTTATACCTTGAAGGTAGCGATCAATATCGTGGTTGGTTTAACTCAAGTTTAATTACTTCAGTTGCCGTAACTGGAAAAGCACCTTATAAGCAAGTTTTATCACAAGGATTTGTGTTAGACGATAAGGGACATAAAATGTCTAAGTCATTAGGTAATGTAATTTCACCTAATGATGTAATCAAGCAAATGGGTGCGGAAATTATTCGTTTGTGGGTTGCAGGAGCAGATACTACTTCTGACGTTGCAGTTTCTCAAGATATCTTACGTCAATCTGCTGAAAGTTACCGTAAGATTAGAAATACTATGCGCTTTATGCTTGCAAACACTTCTGATTTTGATCCTAAGCAAAATTCAATTGCTTACCCAGATATGTCTGGTGTTGATCAATACATGGAAATCAAGTTGAATCACTTGATTGAAGAAGCTATTGAAGCATACAATAAGTTTGATTTTAATAGTGTTTATAAGAAGGTATTCAGCTTTATTTCTAATGACTTATCAGCATTTTACTTAGATTTTGCCAAGGATATTCTTTACATTGATCCAGAAAATAGTGAAACTCGTCGTTCAATGCAAACTGTAATTTACGACGTATTAGTGAAGTTAACTAAGTTGATGACACCAATTTTGCCACATACTATGGAAGAAGTTTGGGGCTACTTAAAGGAACCAGAAGACTACGTTCAACTTGCTAACATGCCAGAAGTAGAACATTTTGCTAATGAAGATGAAGTTTTAGCAGACTGGAACGACTTCATGAAGGTTCGCTCAGATGTTTTGAAGGCACTTGAAGAAGCACGTAGTGCCAAGGTAATTGGTAAGTCATTTGAAGCACACGTTACTCTTTATCCAACTGAAGAAACTAAGGCACTTCTTGATAAATTAAATGCAAATATCAGACAAATCTTGATTGTTTCTGATTTAACTATCAGTGATGAACAAGCTCCTGAAAATGTTGAGAAGTTGCCAACTGCTTCAATTGTAGTAGAACACGCTGCTGGTGAGGTTTGTCCAAGATGTCGTCGTACTACAACCGATGTTGGTAGTGACACACGCTTCCCAGAATTGTGTGCACGTTGTGCAGCTATTGTTGCTGAAAACTTTCCTGAAGCAGAAAAAGAAGGCTTAGAAAAATAA